One genomic region from Calditrichota bacterium encodes:
- a CDS encoding ROK family protein, translated as MSVYVGLDIGGTKFMVGAGDENGNLLHSVIHETPQRLEEGIELLKKMTREIAGSEKILGMGAAIGGPLNWKKGIVSPLHQPEWRDVPLKKIMEKEFGCPFFVDVDTNVAAWAEYKSAQPRPEKLLYMTISTGIGGGFIADGKNYRGKDGAHPEIGHQSIPFRCGHPERVQCECGAPDCLEALVSGNGIQRIYGKKAENLNDAEWEEVAYNLGQGLRNLAALYLPDVIVLGGGIATGAREKFFNQALKVMKDHLKMTPAPEVRISKLGYNTALMGAIYIARDGLN; from the coding sequence ATGAGCGTTTACGTCGGACTGGATATTGGCGGAACAAAGTTCATGGTCGGAGCCGGAGATGAAAACGGAAATCTTCTCCACAGCGTCATCCACGAAACGCCGCAGCGCCTCGAAGAAGGGATTGAATTGCTCAAAAAAATGACGCGCGAGATTGCCGGAAGCGAAAAAATATTAGGCATGGGCGCAGCAATTGGCGGGCCTCTAAATTGGAAAAAAGGAATTGTTTCTCCGCTGCATCAACCGGAATGGCGAGATGTGCCGCTGAAAAAAATTATGGAAAAAGAATTCGGTTGCCCGTTTTTTGTGGACGTGGATACGAATGTTGCCGCATGGGCAGAATACAAATCCGCTCAACCGCGTCCTGAAAAATTGCTCTACATGACCATCAGCACCGGAATCGGTGGCGGTTTCATCGCGGACGGAAAAAATTATCGCGGAAAAGACGGCGCCCATCCGGAAATCGGCCATCAGTCGATTCCGTTTCGCTGCGGTCATCCGGAAAGAGTTCAGTGCGAATGCGGAGCTCCGGATTGCCTGGAGGCGCTTGTCTCAGGAAACGGAATTCAACGAATTTACGGCAAAAAGGCGGAAAATTTGAACGATGCCGAGTGGGAAGAAGTTGCTTATAATTTGGGTCAGGGTCTACGAAATTTAGCGGCACTTTATTTGCCCGATGTGATCGTTTTGGGCGGTGGCATTGCCACTGGCGCCCGAGAGAAATTTTTTAATCAGGCCCTAAAAGTGATGAAAGATCATTTGAAAATGACGCCGGCTCCGGAAGTCCGCATCAGCAAATTGGGATACAACACAGCTTTGATGGGAGCGATTTACATTGCCAGAGATGGGTTAAATTGA